The Flavobacteriales bacterium genome includes a region encoding these proteins:
- the prmC gene encoding peptide chain release factor N(5)-glutamine methyltransferase, whose protein sequence is MQLPSDNHLSTLRARFHALLDPDYGVSETDSMFFILCDEYLNKKRSEVILDHSLRLSESELLKFHYALKDLIRHRPLQYILGKAPFAGFDFFVEEGVLIPRPETEELVHHIIAENASRENIKILDIGTGSGCIAISLQRLLPDSEVHAIDISEKALQIAQKNQQQLLSNVHFHQGDILAASTQFPDNYFDVIVSNPPYIAIAEKESMHPNVLNFEPAEALFVSDNDALLFYKIIENKAAGWMKEKGQLWLEINEHLGTETLQLFHNQKWSESVIINDFQGKERMIRVRKA, encoded by the coding sequence ATGCAATTGCCTTCCGACAACCATTTATCTACACTCAGAGCTCGTTTTCATGCGCTTCTGGACCCTGATTATGGTGTTTCTGAAACGGATTCCATGTTTTTTATTCTTTGTGACGAATACCTGAATAAAAAACGATCGGAAGTGATTCTGGATCATTCCTTGCGCTTATCTGAATCTGAACTTTTAAAGTTTCATTATGCGTTAAAGGATTTAATCAGGCATCGTCCGCTCCAATACATTCTCGGAAAAGCGCCCTTTGCAGGGTTTGATTTTTTTGTGGAAGAAGGCGTTTTAATTCCTCGTCCCGAAACGGAAGAATTGGTGCACCACATCATTGCTGAAAACGCATCCAGGGAGAATATCAAAATTCTGGATATCGGCACCGGATCAGGATGCATAGCTATTAGTCTGCAACGTCTATTACCGGATTCCGAAGTTCATGCTATCGATATTTCGGAAAAAGCTCTGCAGATTGCTCAAAAAAATCAACAACAACTTTTATCCAACGTCCATTTTCACCAGGGTGATATTCTCGCAGCATCGACCCAATTTCCGGATAATTATTTTGATGTGATAGTCAGCAACCCCCCTTACATCGCCATTGCGGAAAAAGAAAGTATGCATCCCAATGTGCTGAATTTCGAACCGGCTGAGGCGCTTTTTGTTTCCGATAACGACGCCTTGTTGTTTTATAAAATAATTGAAAATAAAGCTGCCGGGTGGATGAAAGAAAAAGGACAGTTATGGCTGGAAATCAATGAACATTTAGGGACTGAAACACTGCAGTTATTTCATAACCAAAAATGGTCAGAAAGCGTTATCATCAATGATTTTCAGGGTAAGGAGCGAATGATTAGAGTGCGCAAGGCTTGA
- the ribD gene encoding bifunctional diaminohydroxyphosphoribosylaminopyrimidine deaminase/5-amino-6-(5-phosphoribosylamino)uracil reductase RibD, with translation MNKHEHYMQRALELAQSGLGLVEPNPMVGCVIVCDDKIIGEGFHHEFGGPHAEVVAIRSVKNQELLQRSTLYVTLEPCSHHGKTPPCSDLIIEKGIPHVVIANSDPFEKVNGSGIEKLRAAGIEVEVGVLAQEGKKLNKRFFTFHQKKRPYIILKWAQSADGYIDKTRDEKNNRATKISGQQSQVLVHQWRTQEQAILVGKNTALLDNPYLTARLYSGRQPKRFVFDPHLELSSNLHVFGEEAATYILNYQKKDDLNHLYYRVIEKDNVLESLMNIFYEEQILSVLIEGGTYTLQHFIDAGLWDEARVFTSPLFIGEGIKSPQLSRTANEHYSIGEDHLTIIYNV, from the coding sequence ATGAACAAGCATGAGCACTATATGCAAAGGGCTTTGGAGTTGGCGCAATCGGGCTTAGGACTGGTTGAACCAAATCCCATGGTCGGTTGCGTAATTGTTTGCGATGACAAAATTATCGGTGAAGGATTTCATCATGAATTTGGTGGTCCGCATGCTGAAGTTGTAGCTATCCGTTCAGTAAAAAACCAGGAACTGCTACAGCGATCAACCCTCTACGTTACTTTGGAACCTTGTTCACATCATGGCAAAACGCCTCCTTGTTCGGATCTCATCATTGAAAAGGGAATTCCGCATGTAGTGATAGCCAACAGCGATCCATTTGAAAAAGTAAACGGCAGTGGAATTGAAAAACTCCGGGCTGCAGGTATTGAGGTTGAAGTGGGTGTTTTAGCGCAGGAAGGAAAAAAACTGAACAAGCGCTTTTTTACTTTTCATCAGAAAAAACGTCCCTACATCATTCTTAAATGGGCGCAAAGTGCAGATGGGTATATTGATAAAACGCGTGATGAAAAAAATAATCGTGCTACAAAAATATCCGGACAACAATCGCAGGTTTTAGTGCACCAATGGCGAACCCAGGAACAAGCGATTCTGGTGGGGAAAAACACGGCCTTGCTGGATAATCCCTACTTAACCGCAAGATTATATTCGGGGCGACAACCCAAACGTTTTGTTTTCGATCCACATCTTGAACTTTCTTCGAACCTGCATGTATTTGGTGAAGAAGCAGCAACCTATATTTTAAATTATCAGAAAAAGGACGATCTCAATCATTTGTATTACCGGGTTATTGAAAAGGATAATGTGCTTGAATCGTTGATGAATATTTTTTATGAAGAACAAATTCTATCGGTGCTAATAGAAGGAGGAACCTATACGTTGCAGCATTTTATTGACGCGGGTTTATGGGATGAAGCACGTGTATTTACCTCTCCCCTGTTCATTGGTGAAGGAATAAAATCGCCACAACTTTCCCGCACGGCGAATGAGCATTACAGCATCGGCGAAGATCATCTCACCATCATCTATAACGTATAG
- a CDS encoding DMT family transporter produces the protein MIYLALSILFSTSLLVIFKFFEKHGINNTVGIIVNYITAASTGFIMSGKAPDISLIAGSEWSPFAMLIGTIFVSLFFTIAISAQKNGMAITSVANKMSLVIPTIAAVFLYQESLQFLTIVGIVLALTGVVFTALKSDQNNHLNRSAFLFPAIIFLGSGISDTLLKYVQFYYLHNVTVEYFSAVLFATAGSAGIIIFIFMQFKKRQKIRIKDILGGIALGIPNYFSIHYLFLALDQKGINSSTLIPINNIGIVVASALVGLLFFSEKYSMLNKIGLLLSVLAIVLIALV, from the coding sequence ATGATTTACCTTGCATTGAGTATTTTATTCTCTACTTCACTTTTGGTGATCTTCAAGTTTTTCGAAAAACACGGCATCAACAATACGGTTGGTATTATTGTCAATTACATCACCGCTGCCAGTACTGGTTTCATCATGAGTGGAAAAGCGCCGGATATTTCGCTGATAGCAGGAAGTGAATGGTCGCCCTTTGCCATGTTGATCGGAACTATTTTTGTGAGTTTGTTTTTCACCATTGCCATCAGCGCGCAAAAAAACGGAATGGCTATTACCTCCGTTGCCAATAAAATGTCGCTGGTAATTCCCACCATCGCTGCGGTGTTTTTATACCAGGAATCTTTGCAGTTTTTAACGATTGTTGGAATTGTTCTCGCATTAACCGGTGTTGTATTTACGGCATTGAAATCCGACCAAAACAATCACCTCAACCGCAGTGCGTTTCTTTTTCCTGCTATTATATTTTTAGGTAGCGGAATATCGGATACGTTGTTAAAGTATGTCCAGTTCTATTATCTCCACAATGTAACCGTTGAATATTTTTCTGCTGTTTTATTTGCAACGGCAGGTTCGGCTGGAATCATCATTTTTATTTTTATGCAATTCAAAAAGCGTCAGAAAATCCGTATCAAGGATATTCTTGGAGGAATTGCATTAGGTATCCCCAACTATTTTTCAATCCACTATTTGTTTTTGGCACTGGATCAAAAAGGAATTAATTCATCTACACTAATTCCCATCAACAATATCGGAATCGTTGTTGCTTCTGCTTTGGTGGGACTCCTCTTCTTTTCGGAGAAATACAGTATGTTGAATAAAATCGGACTTTTGTTAAGTGTCCTTGCCATTGTTCTTATTGCATTGGTATAA
- a CDS encoding YigZ family protein translates to MDPLFTYHSISEPAEGLYKEKGSRFIAYAFPVNNEEKIKEYLQQLRKKHFDARHHCYAFRLGADGKHYRANDDQEPAGSAGKPIHGQLLSFNVTNILLVVVRYFGGTKLGVGGLIQAYKAAAEDCLNHASINEYPIEKSIHCEFPYEKYNEVMKHLRDCQFRDHTQRIDEQCVLEGTIPLKNESSLIQKFERLSGLTYRIEEYQP, encoded by the coding sequence ATGGATCCGCTTTTTACATATCATTCCATTTCTGAACCTGCAGAAGGTTTGTATAAAGAAAAAGGATCTCGTTTTATAGCCTATGCCTTTCCCGTAAACAACGAGGAAAAAATAAAAGAGTATCTGCAACAATTAAGAAAAAAACATTTTGATGCGCGTCACCATTGCTACGCTTTCCGACTCGGAGCCGATGGAAAACATTACCGTGCCAACGACGATCAGGAACCTGCCGGAAGTGCGGGAAAGCCGATTCATGGTCAACTTCTCTCGTTTAATGTCACCAATATCCTTCTTGTGGTGGTCCGTTATTTTGGCGGCACAAAACTTGGCGTAGGAGGATTGATTCAGGCCTACAAAGCCGCAGCTGAAGATTGTCTGAACCATGCATCGATAAATGAATACCCCATTGAAAAATCCATTCATTGTGAATTTCCCTATGAAAAATACAATGAAGTGATGAAGCATTTAAGGGATTGTCAGTTTCGTGATCATACACAACGTATCGACGAACAATGTGTACTTGAAGGAACAATTCCACTCAAAAACGAATCGAGTCTGATTCAAAAATTTGAACGATTATCCGGATTAACCTATCGTATTGAAGAATACCAGCCATGA
- a CDS encoding aminopeptidase, with product MKNLDLLKKLCSIHAPSGDEGDLTKFILNYVKKNSKNWKQKPTVYSGEEFHDTIILVFGKPKTAIYAHLDSIGYTVGYERDLIRIGGPKPSDGDILVGRDSKGKIECELMLIDHEDGSRSLEYLYKRPIERGTSLTFKPNWRETKEYVQCCYMDNRLGVWTALQVAESLENGAIVFSTYEEHGGNSVGFLARFLLEKYKIRQSLIADISWITHGIKAGKGPVISMRDGSIPRQSYVRKIIELAKKSKVPFQLEVESAGGSDGTSIQRSDVLVDWCFIGAAETDVHTPNEKVHKKDIQSMVDLYKYLMKKI from the coding sequence ATGAAAAATTTAGACCTGCTTAAGAAACTTTGTTCCATTCACGCACCCTCGGGTGATGAAGGTGATTTAACTAAGTTCATTTTGAATTACGTTAAGAAGAACAGTAAAAACTGGAAACAAAAACCTACCGTTTACAGTGGAGAAGAATTTCATGATACGATCATTCTTGTTTTCGGAAAACCCAAAACCGCCATCTACGCGCATCTCGATTCCATCGGATATACCGTTGGATACGAACGGGATTTAATTCGTATTGGAGGACCTAAACCCAGTGATGGTGATATACTGGTGGGAAGAGATTCCAAAGGAAAAATTGAATGTGAATTGATGTTGATCGACCATGAAGACGGATCGCGCTCGCTGGAATATTTATATAAACGTCCGATTGAGCGTGGCACTTCCCTCACATTTAAACCGAATTGGAGAGAAACAAAAGAGTATGTGCAATGCTGCTATATGGATAACCGACTTGGGGTGTGGACCGCTCTGCAAGTGGCCGAGAGTTTAGAAAATGGAGCCATTGTTTTTTCCACCTACGAAGAACACGGCGGTAACAGTGTTGGATTTTTAGCGCGTTTTCTATTGGAGAAATACAAGATCAGGCAATCGTTAATTGCAGATATCAGTTGGATTACCCACGGCATCAAAGCCGGTAAGGGTCCCGTTATTTCCATGCGCGACGGCAGTATTCCACGTCAAAGTTATGTTCGAAAGATTATTGAGCTGGCGAAAAAAAGTAAAGTTCCTTTCCAATTGGAAGTAGAAAGCGCAGGAGGAAGCGACGGTACTTCCATACAGCGAAGTGATGTATTGGTGGACTGGTGTTTTATTGGTGCAGCAGAAACTGATGTGCACACGCCGAATGAGAAAGTACACAAGAAAGATATCCAATCGATGGTGGATCTCTATAAGTACCTCATGAAAAAAATCTGA
- a CDS encoding peptidylprolyl isomerase: MSQAKLNDVVRVHYTGKLSDGTVFDSSENAEPLEFAIGSGMLIPGFENAVVGMVVNDIVNVTIPSDEAYGPVMEEMMQRVPREHLPEDMQPEVGMELVSETPDGQQFIVVVREVDADTILVDANHPLAGKDLTFDIRLVEILGPVEE; this comes from the coding sequence ATGTCGCAAGCAAAATTAAATGATGTAGTGCGTGTGCATTACACCGGAAAATTGTCGGATGGAACAGTGTTCGATTCTTCAGAAAATGCAGAACCACTCGAATTCGCTATCGGAAGCGGAATGTTGATTCCCGGTTTCGAAAATGCAGTGGTTGGTATGGTTGTAAATGATATAGTAAACGTTACCATTCCTTCAGATGAAGCTTATGGTCCAGTGATGGAAGAAATGATGCAACGTGTTCCGCGCGAACATTTGCCGGAAGATATGCAGCCTGAAGTGGGAATGGAATTGGTTTCTGAAACACCCGATGGACAACAATTCATCGTTGTGGTTCGTGAAGTTGATGCAGATACCATTCTTGTAGATGCGAATCACCCATTGGCTGGTAAAGACCTCACCTTCGATATTCGTCTGGTTGAGATTCTCGGTCCGGTAGAAGAATAA
- a CDS encoding TIGR00730 family Rossman fold protein: protein MINNNQELNFLEGPRSRWKELGFALRVFWEFIRGFRALHFSGPCVTIFGSARFKEGHPSYELTREVAGKMAGLGFTVLTGGGPGIMEAANRGAKENGGKSVGCNIELPFEQHPNPYLDRWVTMRYFFVRKVLLTKYSYAFVVMPGGFGTLDEFFEALTLVQTKKLKPFPIVIMGKDYHKHLLEHVDLMIKHGTISSDDLNYFCVTDSVEEAVRHIEEHSIIKFDLKNKKSPRPNPILGERK, encoded by the coding sequence ATGATAAACAACAACCAGGAATTAAACTTCCTCGAAGGTCCGAGGTCGAGATGGAAAGAATTAGGATTTGCCTTGCGTGTATTTTGGGAATTTATCCGTGGATTTCGTGCATTGCACTTTAGTGGACCCTGCGTAACTATTTTCGGATCAGCGCGATTTAAAGAAGGACATCCATCCTATGAATTAACCCGGGAGGTGGCCGGAAAAATGGCCGGACTCGGATTTACGGTGTTAACAGGCGGGGGTCCCGGCATTATGGAAGCGGCCAATCGGGGTGCTAAAGAAAACGGCGGAAAAAGTGTTGGTTGTAATATTGAACTACCATTTGAGCAACATCCGAATCCATATTTAGACCGGTGGGTAACCATGCGTTACTTTTTTGTGCGTAAGGTTTTGCTTACCAAATATTCATACGCATTTGTGGTGATGCCCGGAGGATTTGGTACACTGGATGAATTCTTTGAAGCCCTCACCCTGGTGCAAACGAAAAAATTAAAACCATTTCCCATTGTAATCATGGGGAAAGATTACCACAAACATTTGCTGGAACATGTCGATCTGATGATAAAGCACGGAACGATTTCTTCCGACGATCTCAATTATTTTTGCGTTACCGATTCAGTGGAAGAAGCGGTCCGTCATATTGAGGAACATTCCATTATTAAGTTTGATCTGAAGAACAAAAAATCTCCACGACCAAATCCGATTTTGGGTGAACGAAAATAA